One part of the Thermoplasmata archaeon genome encodes these proteins:
- the mce gene encoding methylmalonyl-CoA epimerase codes for MIGRAHHVGIAVKRLDDGLALYRTLGLEPESVEDVPTDGVRAAFLPAGAVRIELLESLRSDGPIARFIERRGEGLHHLAFATDDIRGAMNRLRAAGLELVDTEPRRGAQGRLVAFVHPRSARGVLLELVEEAG; via the coding sequence ATGATCGGCCGGGCGCACCACGTGGGGATCGCCGTGAAGCGGCTGGACGACGGCCTCGCGCTGTACCGGACGCTGGGCTTGGAGCCCGAATCGGTCGAGGACGTGCCGACGGACGGCGTCCGAGCGGCATTCTTGCCCGCGGGCGCGGTGCGAATCGAGCTCCTCGAGTCGCTCCGGTCGGATGGACCGATCGCCCGCTTCATCGAGCGACGGGGCGAGGGACTCCACCACCTCGCCTTCGCGACGGACGACATCCGCGGTGCGATGAACCGGCTCCGAGCGGCCGGCCTCGAGCTCGTCGACACGGAGCCGCGTCGCGGCGCCCAGGGCCGGCTCGTCGCGTTCGTGCACCCCCGCTCCGCGCGTGGCGTCCTCCTCGAACTGGTTGAAGAGGCCGGCTGA
- a CDS encoding biotin--[acetyl-CoA-carboxylase] ligase, which translates to MKVGEFHDSNRKIVGRTVLHHDVLESTNETAKELLEADVEEGLVVWADRQVAGRGRQGRAWASPPGGLYVSMILRPKEAHAWILGLLIGMPVVKALRHFGVFAGLKYPNDAVYQGRKIAGILSEGVYRRDVYHVVAGVGVNTNVDLERLPPDVQPKATTLKREVNLFVSNDEFLDYFLNQVDDLYSRYRNTRVEFLLKDYRGQCTTIGKRVAATTSKATLTGRAYDIAPNGALVIMDDDGGKHEFVEGSLEVLK; encoded by the coding sequence GTGAAGGTCGGCGAGTTTCACGACTCGAATCGAAAAATCGTCGGTCGCACCGTGCTCCACCACGACGTCCTCGAATCGACGAACGAGACCGCGAAGGAACTCCTCGAGGCCGACGTCGAGGAAGGCCTCGTCGTCTGGGCCGACCGGCAGGTCGCCGGCCGGGGCCGGCAAGGCCGGGCGTGGGCCTCCCCTCCGGGCGGCCTCTACGTGTCGATGATCCTCCGGCCGAAGGAGGCGCACGCGTGGATCCTCGGGTTGCTGATCGGCATGCCCGTCGTGAAAGCCCTCCGACACTTCGGGGTGTTCGCGGGCCTGAAGTACCCTAACGACGCCGTGTACCAAGGTCGCAAGATCGCCGGGATCCTCTCCGAGGGCGTGTACCGGCGGGACGTGTACCACGTCGTCGCAGGCGTGGGCGTGAACACGAATGTCGATCTCGAACGACTCCCGCCGGACGTGCAGCCGAAGGCGACGACGTTGAAGCGGGAGGTGAATCTGTTCGTCTCGAACGACGAGTTCCTGGACTATTTCCTGAACCAGGTCGACGACCTGTACTCGCGGTACCGCAACACGCGAGTCGAGTTCCTCCTGAAGGATTACCGGGGACAGTGCACGACGATCGGAAAGCGTGTCGCCGCCACCACCTCGAAGGCAACGCTGACCGGACGGGCATACGACATCGCGCCGAACGGAGCCCTCGTCATCATGGACGACGACGGTGGAAAACACGAGTTCGTCGAAGGATCCCTCGAGGTCCTCAAGTGA
- a CDS encoding carboxyl transferase domain-containing protein codes for MTVDERVEELRRRRALSKVGGGKERVDAQRAKGKLTARERLDLLLDPDSFVETDPFVEHRATDFGMDKKRIPGDGVVTGHGTIDGRTVFVFSQDFTVFGGSLGEMHANKIVKVMDLAMKVGAPVIGLNDSGGARIQEGVISLGGYAEIFFRNVLASGVVPQISAILGPCAGGAVYSPAMTDFVVMTMDTSNMFITGPEVIKAVTGEEVTFEELGGAMTHAEKSGVAHFAEADEKAALRVVRKLLSYIPSNNVDEPPLLRTDDDANRMDPDLAAVVPREPDKPYDMRDVITRVVDRGSWFEVHSHWAQNIVVGFARLDGFPVGVVGNQPKVLAGTLDINSSIKSARFVRFCDAFNIPLLTFVDVPGFLPGIEQEYGGIIRNGAKLLFAYSEATVPKVTVITRKAYGGAYDVMCSKHIRGDFNFAWPSAELAVMGPEGAVQIVFKKEIEEAKEPKEREAALVREYRDRFANPYVAARMGYLDDVIEPPETRPRVIGAFAVLRTKREARPPKKHGNIPL; via the coding sequence ATGACGGTCGACGAGCGCGTCGAGGAGCTGCGCCGACGGAGAGCCCTCTCGAAGGTAGGCGGCGGCAAGGAGCGGGTCGACGCGCAGCGTGCGAAGGGGAAACTGACGGCCCGGGAGCGGCTGGACCTCCTGTTGGATCCCGACTCGTTCGTCGAGACCGATCCGTTCGTCGAGCACCGGGCGACCGACTTCGGGATGGACAAGAAACGGATCCCGGGCGACGGCGTCGTGACGGGCCACGGCACGATCGACGGTCGGACGGTGTTCGTGTTCTCGCAGGACTTCACGGTCTTCGGCGGGAGCCTCGGCGAGATGCACGCGAACAAGATCGTCAAGGTCATGGACCTCGCAATGAAAGTCGGGGCGCCAGTCATCGGCTTGAACGACAGCGGGGGCGCGCGAATCCAGGAGGGCGTGATTAGCCTCGGCGGCTACGCGGAGATTTTCTTCCGCAACGTCCTCGCATCGGGCGTCGTCCCGCAGATCAGCGCGATCCTGGGACCGTGCGCGGGCGGGGCCGTGTACAGCCCGGCGATGACGGACTTCGTCGTCATGACAATGGACACTTCGAACATGTTCATCACGGGCCCGGAAGTGATCAAGGCCGTGACCGGGGAGGAGGTCACCTTCGAGGAACTCGGGGGTGCGATGACCCATGCCGAGAAGAGCGGCGTCGCGCACTTCGCCGAGGCCGACGAGAAGGCGGCTCTCCGAGTCGTCCGTAAGCTCCTCAGTTACATCCCGTCGAACAACGTCGACGAACCCCCGTTGCTCCGGACGGACGACGACGCGAACCGGATGGACCCGGACCTCGCCGCTGTGGTGCCTCGCGAGCCGGACAAGCCGTACGACATGCGCGACGTCATCACTCGGGTCGTCGACCGCGGGTCCTGGTTCGAGGTGCACTCGCACTGGGCCCAAAACATCGTCGTGGGCTTCGCGCGGCTCGACGGCTTCCCGGTCGGCGTCGTCGGGAACCAACCGAAAGTCCTCGCGGGTACACTCGACATCAACTCGTCGATCAAGAGCGCCCGGTTCGTGCGGTTCTGCGACGCCTTCAACATCCCACTCCTGACGTTCGTCGACGTCCCAGGGTTCCTGCCCGGCATCGAGCAGGAGTACGGCGGGATCATCCGCAACGGCGCGAAACTCCTGTTCGCGTACAGCGAGGCCACCGTTCCAAAGGTGACCGTCATCACGCGGAAGGCGTATGGCGGCGCGTACGACGTGATGTGCTCGAAGCACATCCGGGGCGATTTCAATTTCGCGTGGCCATCGGCGGAGCTCGCGGTCATGGGACCCGAGGGGGCGGTCCAAATCGTCTTCAAGAAAGAAATCGAAGAGGCCAAAGAACCGAAGGAGCGCGAGGCGGCGCTCGTCCGGGAATACCGGGACCGGTTCGCGAACCCGTACGTCGCGGCCCGGATGGGTTACCTCGACGACGTCATCGAGCCGCCGGAGACGAGGCCGCGGGTCATCGGCGCCTTCGCCGTCCTCCGGACGAAGCGCGAGGCCCGTCCGCCGAAGAAGCACGGGAACATTCCGCTGTGA
- a CDS encoding biotin carboxylase N-terminal domain-containing protein, translating into MFRRLLIANRGEIAIRIARTARAMGIACIGVYSEADRAAVHRRSMDESREIGGPLPIQSYLNIDAILRVAKETGAEAIHPGYGFLSESPTFVERCAEAGIVFVGPPPEAMALTGDKIAARRAMGEAGVPVTEGVDRVVQSPEEARSIASELGYPVLFKATAGGGGIGMARVDRSADLAAAWESARSVARANFGNPDVFLEKYLLKARHVEVQVLLGPQGVGIGFVERECSVQRRHQKLVEETPSPAVTPKLRARLVEVAVRGLRALGYRNAGTVEFLLHEGRFTFNEVNARLQVEHPITEMVTGVDLVRQQLRIAAGEGLELSANEIRRRGHAIECRVNAEDPLRNFLPSPGRIVAYHEPSGPGVRVDSGVGAGSTVPPFYDPLLAKVIVHGRTRDLAVRRMRDSADAFEIHGVHTNLPFHRALLREGRFVRGDLWTTMVADLRIAERIRGRGPWEERIAAIAAALAADGRLAAGPMYSVERLRPSGWALAGRRQQLAGGGHAVPARRRW; encoded by the coding sequence ATGTTCCGGAGGCTCCTGATCGCGAACCGCGGCGAGATCGCGATCCGAATCGCTCGGACGGCTCGGGCGATGGGCATCGCCTGCATCGGCGTGTACTCCGAGGCGGACCGGGCGGCCGTCCACCGCCGCTCGATGGACGAGAGCCGAGAGATCGGCGGGCCCCTGCCGATCCAGAGCTACCTGAACATCGACGCCATCCTGCGCGTCGCGAAGGAGACGGGAGCGGAGGCGATCCATCCGGGATACGGGTTCTTGTCCGAGAGCCCGACGTTCGTCGAGCGGTGCGCGGAGGCGGGTATCGTCTTCGTAGGCCCGCCGCCGGAGGCGATGGCGCTGACGGGCGACAAGATTGCGGCGCGCCGGGCGATGGGCGAAGCCGGCGTGCCCGTCACGGAAGGCGTCGACCGGGTTGTGCAGTCCCCCGAGGAAGCCCGGTCGATCGCGTCGGAACTGGGATACCCGGTGCTGTTCAAGGCGACCGCGGGCGGCGGCGGCATCGGCATGGCCCGGGTCGATCGGTCGGCGGATCTTGCGGCGGCGTGGGAATCCGCCCGATCCGTCGCCCGCGCGAATTTCGGGAATCCGGACGTCTTCCTGGAAAAGTACCTCCTCAAGGCGCGGCACGTCGAAGTCCAAGTCCTGCTGGGGCCGCAAGGCGTCGGGATCGGATTCGTCGAGCGGGAGTGCAGCGTCCAGCGGAGGCACCAGAAACTCGTCGAGGAGACTCCGTCCCCGGCCGTCACCCCGAAACTCCGCGCCCGCCTCGTCGAGGTCGCCGTGCGCGGGTTGCGCGCTCTCGGGTACCGCAACGCGGGGACGGTCGAGTTCCTCCTCCATGAAGGCCGCTTCACGTTCAACGAGGTGAACGCACGCCTCCAGGTCGAACACCCGATCACGGAGATGGTCACGGGCGTGGACCTCGTACGGCAGCAGCTGCGGATCGCCGCGGGCGAGGGCCTCGAACTCTCCGCGAACGAGATTCGCCGCCGAGGCCATGCGATCGAGTGCCGGGTGAACGCGGAGGATCCCCTCCGGAACTTCCTTCCCTCTCCGGGGCGGATCGTCGCGTACCACGAGCCCTCCGGACCGGGCGTGCGGGTCGACAGCGGCGTGGGGGCCGGTTCCACCGTGCCGCCCTTCTACGATCCGTTGCTCGCGAAGGTGATCGTCCACGGCCGGACGCGGGATCTCGCGGTGCGACGGATGCGCGATAGCGCGGATGCGTTCGAGATCCACGGGGTCCACACGAACCTGCCGTTCCATCGAGCGCTCCTCCGCGAGGGCCGTTTCGTTCGGGGCGATCTCTGGACGACGATGGTCGCCGACTTGCGAATCGCGGAACGGATCCGCGGCCGGGGACCGTGGGAGGAACGGATCGCGGCGATCGCCGCCGCCCTCGCCGCAGACGGCCGACTGGCCGCTGGGCCGATGTACTCGGTGGAGCGCCTCCGACCGTCCGGCTGGGCGCTCGCCGGCCGTCGACAACAGCTCGCGGGAGGTGGCCATGCGGTTCCGGCTCGTCGTCGATGGTGA
- a CDS encoding dual specificity protein phosphatase family protein codes for MLYYTVDGGRVAGLPGPAYMEWDFARLRKMGYSVVVSLECDRLNTFEIEDSGFEHKKICIEDFSAPSLDQIDEFVAFLESKLDEGKKVLVHCYAGRGRTGTMLAAYLIHRGMSSDAALREIRERAGEAYGTIRGVIEPQQEEILYQYERRARSA; via the coding sequence ATGCTCTACTACACCGTGGACGGCGGCCGCGTGGCGGGGCTCCCCGGTCCGGCCTACATGGAGTGGGACTTCGCCCGGTTGCGGAAGATGGGCTACTCGGTCGTGGTGAGCCTGGAGTGCGATCGCCTGAACACGTTCGAGATCGAGGACTCCGGGTTTGAGCACAAGAAGATTTGCATCGAAGATTTCTCGGCACCTTCGCTCGACCAGATCGACGAGTTCGTCGCGTTCCTCGAGTCGAAACTCGACGAGGGCAAGAAGGTCCTCGTGCACTGCTACGCCGGCCGAGGCCGGACCGGGACGATGCTCGCCGCCTACCTGATCCACCGCGGCATGTCGTCCGATGCGGCGCTCCGCGAGATTCGCGAGCGAGCCGGCGAAGCCTACGGCACGATTCGGGGCGTCATTGAGCCGCAGCAGGAGGAAATCTTGTACCAGTACGAGCGACGCGCCCGAAGCGCGTGA
- a CDS encoding DUF531 family protein, which produces MARGRITIGLYNSYDPVRFAEAHRRAIARAAPVALAFDGNLATFGFPYERGLRTPQEVALWVSGTTSIGEAGKYLRELADAGRFATFDFPKRGFPPQLGEPVVTTNRPDAKKAASARRLADLLRVGTSLLLVFGLGPRGLDDRDVYPLGLYHFDLTSRGIAFETATAIGAAPAMIVAHLEPER; this is translated from the coding sequence ATGGCCCGCGGACGCATAACGATCGGCCTCTATAACTCGTACGACCCGGTGAGGTTCGCAGAGGCGCACCGCCGCGCGATCGCCCGCGCAGCACCCGTTGCCCTCGCGTTCGACGGCAACCTGGCGACCTTCGGGTTCCCGTACGAGCGCGGATTGCGGACGCCGCAAGAGGTTGCCCTCTGGGTCTCCGGGACGACGAGCATCGGAGAAGCGGGCAAGTATCTCCGGGAGCTCGCGGACGCCGGCCGTTTTGCAACGTTCGATTTCCCCAAGCGGGGCTTCCCGCCGCAACTCGGCGAACCCGTCGTCACGACGAACCGCCCGGATGCGAAGAAGGCGGCGAGCGCCCGGCGCCTCGCGGACCTCCTGCGCGTGGGAACGTCCCTCCTGCTCGTGTTCGGCCTGGGTCCTCGAGGCCTTGACGACCGGGACGTGTACCCGCTCGGCCTCTATCACTTCGACCTCACGTCTCGTGGAATTGCCTTTGAAACCGCGACCGCGATCGGCGCGGCTCCCGCGATGATCGTCGCCCATCTGGAACCCGAGCGATGA
- a CDS encoding methylmalonyl-CoA mutase family protein, translated as MAQRAKARRPRKAPQTKRASAETSAAPGRTYSGLPMPVVVAPREPTSDEFRSRIGFPGQPPFTRGIRPTMYRGRLWTMRQYAGFGTAKETNRRFRYLLSQGNEGLSVAFDLPTQMGYDSDAPMARGEVGRTGVAIPTIADMRTLLDGLPLDRVSTSMTINATAAILLAMYIAVAEERGVPRAELRGTVQNDILKEYIARSTYIYPPDASMRLAVDVIEFCAREVPRWNAISVSGYHIREAGATAAQEIGFTLSNAIAYLEAAVERGLDVDAIAPQISFFFNAHMDLLEEVAKFRAARRLWGSIMAERFHASKPESMALRFHAQTAGVALTAQQPENNAVRVAVQALAAVLGGAQSLHTNSMDEALSLPSEKAVRLALRTQQILAHESGVANTVDPAAGSFVIESLTDRLEAAASDLIRDVDRRGGVRKAIESGWVQRQIADSAYRFQTELERGERTVVGVNAYSEGSGRVPLHRPGAKLEAEQVRRLKAFREARDAKAVGRALRELERVARSKANLVPAILSAVQSGATLGEISDGLRSSFGTYRERQEV; from the coding sequence GTGGCGCAACGCGCGAAGGCCAGGCGGCCCCGCAAGGCGCCGCAGACGAAGCGCGCCTCCGCCGAGACGAGCGCCGCGCCCGGCCGGACGTACAGCGGCCTCCCGATGCCCGTGGTCGTCGCCCCGCGCGAGCCTACCTCCGACGAATTCCGCTCGCGGATTGGATTCCCGGGACAGCCGCCGTTCACGCGCGGCATCCGGCCGACGATGTACCGGGGCCGTCTGTGGACGATGCGACAGTACGCGGGCTTCGGGACGGCGAAGGAGACGAACCGCCGGTTTCGGTATCTCTTGTCGCAGGGAAACGAGGGGCTGAGCGTCGCCTTCGACTTGCCGACGCAGATGGGCTACGACAGCGACGCGCCGATGGCCCGAGGGGAGGTGGGTCGGACGGGCGTCGCAATCCCGACGATCGCGGACATGCGGACGCTCCTCGACGGCCTCCCGCTCGACCGCGTCAGCACGAGCATGACGATCAACGCGACGGCGGCGATCCTCCTCGCCATGTACATCGCGGTCGCGGAGGAACGGGGCGTCCCTCGCGCCGAGCTGCGCGGCACGGTCCAGAACGACATCCTCAAGGAGTACATCGCCCGGTCGACGTACATCTACCCCCCGGACGCCTCGATGCGTCTCGCGGTCGACGTCATCGAGTTCTGCGCGCGCGAGGTCCCCCGGTGGAACGCGATCAGCGTGAGTGGCTACCACATCCGCGAGGCCGGGGCGACGGCGGCGCAGGAGATCGGGTTCACCCTCTCGAACGCGATCGCCTACCTGGAGGCGGCCGTCGAGCGGGGCCTTGACGTCGACGCGATCGCGCCTCAGATCTCCTTCTTCTTCAACGCGCACATGGACCTCCTCGAGGAGGTCGCGAAGTTCCGCGCCGCACGCCGGCTGTGGGGTTCGATCATGGCGGAGCGGTTCCATGCGAGCAAGCCCGAATCGATGGCGTTGCGGTTCCACGCGCAGACCGCGGGTGTCGCGCTCACGGCCCAGCAGCCGGAGAACAACGCGGTCCGCGTGGCGGTGCAGGCGCTCGCCGCGGTCCTCGGCGGCGCGCAGTCCCTGCACACGAACAGCATGGACGAGGCGCTCTCCTTGCCGTCGGAGAAGGCCGTTCGGCTCGCCCTGCGGACGCAGCAGATCCTCGCGCACGAGAGCGGGGTGGCGAACACGGTCGATCCGGCGGCAGGCTCGTTCGTCATCGAGTCCCTGACCGATCGACTGGAGGCGGCCGCGTCGGACCTGATCCGGGACGTGGACCGCCGGGGCGGGGTGCGCAAGGCGATCGAATCGGGATGGGTCCAGCGCCAGATCGCCGACTCGGCGTATCGGTTCCAGACGGAACTGGAACGAGGCGAGCGGACGGTCGTCGGCGTGAACGCCTACTCGGAGGGGAGCGGACGCGTGCCGTTGCATCGGCCGGGCGCGAAACTGGAGGCCGAGCAGGTCCGGCGACTGAAAGCGTTCCGCGAGGCGCGCGATGCGAAGGCGGTCGGCCGGGCGCTCCGCGAGCTCGAGCGAGTCGCCCGGTCCAAGGCGAATCTCGTGCCGGCGATCCTCTCGGCCGTGCAGTCGGGCGCGACGCTGGGCGAAATCAGCGACGGGCTTCGATCGTCCTTCGGCACGTACCGGGAGAGGCAGGAGGTATGA
- a CDS encoding deoxyhypusine synthase family protein encodes MPSKKPTNKPTKADLTTVPIEHLDLETTKTVADLVDGYKHISFQARTLGLCASVLENAMTDPKCTIFFGGAGALTPGGLRKVMRDMVEFGLVDVVVTTGAIAYHDFYEAHGYRHYRSSPDADDIVLREHFLDRVYDTLADESLFRECDEEIASLADSLEPRSYSSREFLAMMGKIAEKDSNSLVGACYRKGIPYFVPALNDSSVGIALAKHHHDRVKAGRNPIAIDSIKDNYEIAQVKLKSPRTGVFYVGGGTPKNYISQVEVIQEVMGYPENPHMYAAQITTDVPQWGGLSGCTFEESQSWGKFHKDAKMAQSLVDATIGLPLLVGYLLQKGVHKKRKQKKYTWEGEELAELK; translated from the coding sequence ATGCCGAGCAAGAAGCCCACCAACAAGCCCACCAAGGCCGACCTGACGACGGTCCCGATCGAGCATCTCGACCTCGAGACGACGAAGACGGTCGCGGACCTCGTGGACGGGTACAAGCACATCTCGTTCCAAGCGAGGACGCTCGGCCTGTGCGCCTCCGTCCTCGAGAACGCGATGACCGACCCGAAGTGCACCATCTTCTTCGGCGGGGCCGGCGCGCTCACGCCCGGCGGGCTGCGGAAGGTCATGCGCGACATGGTCGAGTTCGGCCTGGTCGACGTCGTCGTGACGACCGGCGCGATCGCGTACCACGACTTCTACGAGGCGCACGGATACCGGCACTACCGGTCCTCGCCCGACGCGGACGACATCGTGCTCCGGGAGCACTTCCTGGACCGCGTGTACGACACCCTCGCGGACGAGTCGCTCTTCCGGGAGTGCGACGAGGAGATCGCGTCCCTCGCCGATTCGCTCGAACCGAGGTCGTACAGCAGCCGCGAGTTCCTCGCGATGATGGGGAAGATCGCCGAGAAGGATTCGAACAGCCTGGTCGGCGCGTGCTACCGGAAAGGGATCCCGTATTTCGTGCCCGCGCTCAACGACTCATCCGTCGGGATCGCGCTCGCGAAACACCATCATGACCGCGTGAAGGCAGGCCGAAATCCAATCGCGATCGACTCGATCAAGGACAACTACGAGATCGCCCAGGTCAAACTGAAATCGCCGCGGACCGGCGTGTTTTACGTCGGAGGCGGCACTCCCAAGAACTACATCTCACAGGTCGAGGTGATCCAGGAAGTCATGGGGTATCCGGAGAACCCGCACATGTACGCCGCGCAGATCACGACGGACGTGCCACAGTGGGGCGGCCTGAGCGGCTGCACCTTCGAGGAGAGCCAGTCGTGGGGCAAGTTCCACAAGGACGCGAAGATGGCGCAGAGCCTCGTCGATGCGACGATCGGGTTGCCCTTGCTCGTGGGATACCTCCTTCAGAAGGGCGTCCACAAGAAGCGGAAACAGAAGAAGTACACATGGGAAGGCGAGGAACTCGCCGAGCTGAAGTGA
- a CDS encoding biotin/lipoyl-containing protein: MRFRLVVDGEARDIELTRDSKGVAVRVDGAEYRARTKATTDGISVRIGSETHRIRFQGSDVIVDDCRHAISVPEVTEDRPEGTPAATIRGAAVDVRSSMPGRVVRVMVAPGDRVKRGQTLLVLEAMKMQNEIPAPRDGVVRRLNVTEGETIAADRVVAVLEPL, from the coding sequence ATGCGGTTCCGGCTCGTCGTCGATGGTGAGGCGCGCGACATCGAACTCACTCGGGATTCCAAGGGGGTCGCGGTCCGCGTCGATGGAGCTGAATACCGTGCCCGAACCAAAGCGACGACGGACGGGATCTCCGTCCGCATCGGGTCCGAAACGCATCGGATCCGGTTCCAGGGCAGCGACGTGATCGTCGACGATTGCCGCCACGCGATATCCGTCCCGGAGGTGACAGAAGACCGACCCGAGGGAACGCCCGCGGCGACAATCCGCGGGGCCGCCGTCGACGTGCGCTCGTCGATGCCGGGCCGCGTCGTCCGGGTGATGGTCGCTCCCGGTGACCGCGTGAAGCGAGGGCAGACCCTCCTCGTCCTGGAGGCGATGAAGATGCAGAACGAGATCCCCGCGCCACGGGACGGCGTGGTGCGGCGTCTCAATGTAACCGAAGGCGAGACGATCGCCGCAGATCGGGTCGTCGCCGTTCTCGAGCCCCTCTGA